In Candidatus Paceibacterota bacterium, a single window of DNA contains:
- a CDS encoding DUF3298 domain-containing protein: MVKKLTSFLKKNWKVVVIALVAILAIVLVFVIIRAHKASKIESVTTTTKAAQTQEPLFNPKTISEGDSTTPYTIKVTYPLFKNINNSAAEAKLNQLLADKVNEEIVAFKKEVAARKTNTAIPQDFKSYLTIDYKVEYLSNQIASILFNEEAMLAGDAHPGHKTTTVNYNLEDNKNIVLTDLFAEGSGYLTFLSNNTIKYLKGLNISNDEMINAGAGPEAKNYANFYITDQAIVFVFDYYTVAPGVAGVQKAFFPFPSIKNMLIQDGILKSLLAHEII; the protein is encoded by the coding sequence ATGGTAAAAAAACTTACTAGCTTTCTTAAGAAAAATTGGAAAGTTGTCGTCATAGCGTTGGTAGCCATTTTGGCTATTGTGCTTGTATTTGTGATTATCCGGGCACATAAAGCCTCAAAAATTGAGAGCGTGACTACTACCACCAAGGCTGCGCAGACGCAAGAGCCTCTCTTTAATCCCAAAACTATTTCGGAAGGGGACAGCACCACTCCTTATACTATTAAGGTCACTTACCCACTTTTCAAGAATATTAATAACTCTGCGGCAGAAGCTAAATTAAATCAGTTATTGGCCGACAAGGTTAACGAGGAAATAGTTGCCTTTAAAAAAGAAGTAGCAGCGCGGAAAACTAATACCGCTATTCCTCAAGATTTTAAAAGTTATTTAACTATCGATTACAAAGTAGAATATTTATCCAATCAAATTGCCAGTATTCTATTTAATGAGGAAGCCATGTTGGCTGGCGACGCTCATCCTGGCCATAAAACTACTACAGTTAATTATAATCTGGAGGATAACAAAAACATCGTTTTGACCGATTTGTTTGCTGAGGGAAGCGGCTATTTAACCTTCTTGTCTAATAATACTATTAAATATTTGAAAGGTTTAAATATTTCTAATGACGAAATGATTAACGCAGGAGCTGGACCTGAAGCCAAAAATTATGCTAATTTTTACATTACCGACCAAGCTATCGTCTTTGTATTTGATTATTATACAGTAGCTCCCGGTGTGGCAGGGGTACAAAAAGCATTTTTCCCTTTCCCCAGCATCAAGAACATGCTTATTCAGGATGGTATTCTAAAATCCTTGTTAGCTCACGAAATAATTTAA